TCCACGTACCGAAGTGGGTCGGCCTGCTCAAGGTGGTCCGCGCGCTGCTGCCGCCGGTCGTCGAGCTGGGTTCGCGCACCCGGGTGCCCGCCGCCGACCGCGCCGCGCTCGAGGACATCAAGGCCCGCGGAGCGCGCGAGGCCGCGGTGACCGGGCACGGCGGACGGGCCGCGATCCGATAGGAGCCGACATGTCCCGCCGCGACCAGATCAGGATGACCGGCGACGAGGTCCTCGCGTTCCTCGCCGGGGAGAAGGTCATCAACGTCGCCACCGTCAACCCCAACGGCCGCCCGCACCTCGCCCCGCTGTGGTACGTGCCGCGCGGCGAGGGTGTGGCGACCTGGACCTACCGCAAGTCCCAGAAGGTCGCCAACCTCCGCCGGCTGCCGCAGGCCACCGTGCTGGTCGAGAGCGGCGACACCTACGACCGGCTGCGCGGCGTCCAGTTCGAGGCCGACGTCGAGATCGTCGAGGACACCCCCGCCGTCGCGGCGATCGGCGCGGCCCTGGCCGAGCGCTACGGCGGCGGCTCGCTGGCCGCCGACGTCGTGGCTGCCCAGGCGGCCAAACGGGTCGGGCTGGTGTTCACGCCGACGAAGATCGTCAGCTGGGACCACACCAAGCTCGGCGGCGTCTACTGAAGCCAGGCGCCCAGCGTCGGGTTGATCTCCCGCACCGAGTAGCTCTCCAGCGCGCCTTCC
The sequence above is a segment of the Amycolatopsis viridis genome. Coding sequences within it:
- a CDS encoding pyridoxamine 5'-phosphate oxidase family protein, translating into MSRRDQIRMTGDEVLAFLAGEKVINVATVNPNGRPHLAPLWYVPRGEGVATWTYRKSQKVANLRRLPQATVLVESGDTYDRLRGVQFEADVEIVEDTPAVAAIGAALAERYGGGSLAADVVAAQAAKRVGLVFTPTKIVSWDHTKLGGVY